Part of the Harpia harpyja isolate bHarHar1 chromosome 16, bHarHar1 primary haplotype, whole genome shotgun sequence genome, AAATGCAGACTTTGAACCTAGACAGATGAAAAAATTCAAGTTTGAAGCTTTTAGTTTTGATCTGTGTTCCTCAATGTGTTGGAGAAGTTACATCCCTCTGTCTTGCAGATATTTCATGAGGGTGAAGCTGTGAATTCTCGAAAGCTGGTCAGGGTGATGCAGGGCAGGTGAGTACACAGGCAGAACTACTTTTTAACCTAGCGAGATTGCAGATTGGTTTCCACATCAATGAAAGCTTGCAGCTAGAGTTATTACAGCTAGTTTTTAGAAGATAAAAAAGCAGGCTGAAAAGTCCAATTTTCTGATCACTTAGTACATACACTACTGTCACACACAGCTCCAGTTGTCAATGCAGTtctgagtaggaaaaaaaatatgaaaactatGAGCATACAACTGGAAATTGCAACTTGGAATGGAGAATCCTACAgaaactggatttttattttccccatccTTCTCTCAGGTAAACATTGCTTTAAGCCTTTGAATTGCAAGCTTAAATTACAATTAGCAGCAAGCAGGACCCAGCTAAGCTTTTAGGACTTCGCTGTATCACATTGCAGTTTCATCCTCTTGCTTGAGCCTTTCAGCTCAACTGCTAAAATACTGAATGGCTAATCTCCTGCTGGCTGAGCATCGAAGATAGCCCACAAACTTCCAGAAGAAACTGAAAGAATCTCTCAAGTCAAACGCTGTGTGGtaatttttaatcatttgctAAGCACTACTAAAAATAAGTTGTGGAGAAAGGATCAGAGGGTGAACAAAGCAAACTGCAGAGTACCCCAGCAAAAGTGCAGCACGAGGCTACCCCAAGTAGGGAGACACAAAATCTGATAGCTCAGGTAAATTTTTTGTCAAACTGGAATTTAACAACAAACCAACAGCAGCCTGTTGAAAGAACTTCAGAATATAACACTAAAAAAGGAGTTAAATTGTTGAGTTAATCCTAGAAATACAGACTGAGCTCTATCTAACCCACAGCTGAAGCCACCTGCTACAGAAGCAAACAGCAAGGTGAATGACACCTCAATTACATTGAGTTTCCTGTATTCCTTCCATTACCTGCAACTTTTGAACTCTGTCTCCCCCAAGTGAAGTTACAAAAACGACTTTAGCTCTGTAATAAAAGCGTATCACATACAGACCACCTGAATTTTAGATAGAGGCAGGCTGTGCCCTCCTCCCCTCTATACCTGGTACTATTCACACTTATGATGCCACAAGTTTGGGCTGCTCAAGCACACCGGTAAGTTGACTCCTGCGCCCACACCACCTCCCCGCAGACGATTTCTAAACGCCAAGCTGGGATCATAGGGCTGGTCCTTGGTAGATACTTTtcaataaaaggaaggaaacaagtcCATTAGCCATGTCAGCCACAAAACTTGGCAGTTCTATGTCTGCTAAGAAAAaagttgagtttgttttttgCAACATCTGTCtatgaaacacaaatatttgatTTGGAGGCTTTaaatagcaacaggaaaactccccccccccccccccccaacactttCAAGGCTATGCAGTGGAACTGGAAAACAGAGCGCTCAGGTATTTCAGTTACGGGCAATCTTCAATACTGCCTGAAGCTGTGTTGGTTAAAACACTGACACATGCAcacttgtttattttaataatggaTTTTATTAATCTTATAAACCTGTTATATGTCCACCTACCAGTACAACTAGCATTAAAACTTAatgagtttttttggtttttttttttacactcaaGGACTGACATTTACAAGAAATTCCTCTTCTCCACTTCTAAAGTGAAATGAATAATTAGCTCCCCTGGCTACTAATAATAAAATCCATATTCCACTTGGCCTTCCTAAGCAAGACTTCAAGTTGGGTTTCTTGTAAAAAGTAAAGATGCCAACACTCGTGAGGCTTTAAGTGTTGGGGAAAAAGAAGACACCaaaaatagcaatttattttctcttgaaaaatcCACACTTGAATGTCTTGGGCAAGTCCTGGTGGAGCAGGATCCAAACCCTCTAGGTGCAGGAAGGGGTCAGTTGCTGGAACAGCACACAGGTGAGAACACACACGGTACGTCAGGGCTTCCGTGGGGCTTTGGGGGGGCAGGACACCCCCACCGGCTGATGCTGCCGTGAACCTCCCACCCTGGGGGCTCTGAGAACAgacctctgctgctgcaaaggggggggggtctctgccccccacaaagggttgggtttttgggggagagggggggtgTTCTGTGGTATGGCCTGGCTCACCCTTGGGTGCTCATCCTGGGGCACGGAGAggcctgggggtgcaggggaaCCCCCTCAGGGGACACCCCCTCCCCACAGAGGGGGGCAGGACACAGGTGActtgccccccagccccccaataACTGAAGcagggacccaggtgtcctgcccccccccttgCCACAGAGGCCCAGGCGTCCTGTCTCCCCCATTGCCACAGAAACCCAGgcgtcctgcccccccccctccccgccataGAGGCCCAGGCGTCCTGCCCCCCCCCGTTTCCATGGGAACCCAGGCGTCCTGCCCCCCCGTTTCCATGGGAACCCAGGCgtcctgcccgcccccccccccatttccacAGAGCCCCAGGCGTCCTCCCCACACCTCCCCCAAGGGGCTCAGGTGCCCGGcggggacccaggcgtcctgcccgccccccccctcctcctcctcctcttccccccggGGGAACCCAGGCGTCCCGCCCGCCCCTCACggccgccgcccggggccgggccgggccgcgctccGCCGGCGGGCGGcaggaggggccgggccgggccgcgctcaCCCGTTCTTGAGATCCACCTCCAGGATCTTGCCGTAGCCCTTGAAGAACCGCTCCACGTCCCGTTCCCGCGCCTGGTAGCTGAGGCGGCCGATGTAGACCCGCGGCATcgcgcccggcggggccgggggaggggggggggggggataggggaggagggagggggggggagggcggcccGCGGGGGCGGGGCTGCACCGGCGGCGGAGCGCgcgcgccgggggcggggcgaggcggcggcgcgACGTCACGGCGCCggacggggaggggagggggagcgATGAGGAGGGGGAATACGTCACCGAAGGCCACgcctccctccccgcctcccGGCCTGGCCGAGCCGCTCTTAAAGGGGCCACGCCGCTGTGCGGAGTCGACTGTGAGACAGCGGCGCTGTGGGCCCCACCGTCCCCATCTACAGGGCAGGGACAGGGGTCCCCCTTCCCCCTACGGAGAGGGCGTATCGGTCCCCCCTTCTCCCATATGCAGGGCACTAATGGGGGTCCCCCATCTGTCAGGGGGCTTGTGGGGTCCCCACTTCCCTGATATGCAGGGCACGGGCGGGGTCCTCCTTCCCCACGGGTCTGGGGGCTCCTggggtccccccctccccatatACACGGTGTTGTTGGGGTGTGCCGTCCCGTGGTTCGGGGGTCTTGTGGGGGTCCCCCTTCTCCATGTACACGGCAATGACGGGGGTTCCCCTTCCCATGGGTCGGGGGGGTTGTGGGGTCCCCCTCCCCCAGCTGCCAGGCACAGGTGGGGGTCCCCCATCTGCCAGGGTGCTTATGGGGTCCCCTATATGGCAGGGGCTTGTGGGGTGCCCCCTCCCCAACGTGCCGCATACCGGTGGGCTCCTCTTTCCTCaaatgcaggcagggatggggttccccctccccacaccccggGGTGCTCAGGGGTCCCCCCATGGCAtcccccctccctggggacaCCCCCCATCCCTGGCCACACTCGGCCATTCCTCATTCCCACCGAGGAGCTACAACATCCCTCTTGCAGATCCCTAAATGCCATTTTTGGGGACTTATTTTTATCGTTTCGGTCGACACATCAGATGCCTAAATCGCACCAAACCGCAGCAGAGGCTCTCGGGAACATTTCAGCTTTAGCAGCCACCACCGCCCTAAAAAAACCTCCACCATCACCCCCTAAAAAATTAATACTGCGTCTCTGCAACGCCAGCAGCtggattccttaaaaaaaaccccaccatcacCCCCTAAAAAATTAATACTGCGTATCTGCAAAGCCAGCAGCTGGATTTCCAACCACGATCCTGCTCATTTGACAAGTAGagttaaatttaattatttattccTTCGTGCCCTGGTGTAGGAGTAAGTGCTCGGGAACATTTTGTGAAAATAAGAGAGTTCTCTAAAGCTTGTTAGGTTTTATTGCCGAATCAAATAAACAAGGGGGATAAAAgctttgcattaatttttctggtttatgtcACGCTTAATAGTGATCTTAACGATCTCAgagtcctttttttgtttttttccccactttattTGTCGATCAGGAAAGCGGTGGGGCACGCAATGCTGCTCTGCCTCCAACGCCGGCGGCTTTGCTGCGGGagtaagaaaaatgcaaaatattgagGAGTTTAATAGTGGTGagagagcagaggggagatgCTGGCAAGGAGTTTATCACAGGTTACATCTAGTAGGCTTCTTGTCTAAGGGAGGTCTGAGTGCTAGGGGTTATGGGGGGATAAAATGGCTTCAACATGTCCTGGCAAATTTAGCTGCTAACACAGGCTGTGAGTTTTAATTTCAAAGTGGGTTGATCTTCCAAAAGCACACGCAGTTGTAGAGGAGTCCCCTCCAACCTCAAGCAatgtccctgccccccccccttcttctcaTCCCCCCGGACCCAGAAAATGCATAGGTATGATACTTAACTCCCCCTTTTCACACCCAAAAGCTATGTTTTTGGAATGAGAGTCCCTCCTGCAGCAGTGATTTTACATATCGGTGTTTTCCATTGCACGTCACCCTCCAGGGAGGTAAACATGCCGCCTGTGGCTCTTCCTTCCCATCAGCAAAAGGCAGCAGTGGAGCGGAGCAGCTGTTTACCAGTCTCCACCAGCGGTACTCATGAAAAAATATTGCATTGACTCCGAAATTGTGGGATGCTCAGCTGGAGGATGGCATTACCCAAAGCACGTTGTGGTGCTGCACCACGGCTGTGCACGAAATAACTGAAATCCTTGTTCTGAGTTGGCGCACCAGTTTATTTCAATTGCAGAGTATATTTAGGTGGCATTTCACTTCTAGTTCATCCTACGGAGCAGCACGGAGAGCCTGCTGAAAGCTGAGAGCATCACCTGGGTACACAGACAGCCACGACAGAAGCAGCGCTACTGAAATCACAGAGCGGGGTTTATTCCATAGAAGAGGGGACAGGCATTTCTGCACAGCGGGAAGGTGCCCAAGGGAAAAACTTCAGGTCTGGGGCACTTTGATGCCCAACGCCgcagccttccccatccctccctgggCACCATCTCCCAGAGGCAACGGGACGCAGCACTGCCCTAGCAGGACACACCAAATGCAAATAGAGTTGGATTCACCTCTTGGCTCAAAACAGCTCTCTCCATGAAAAGAAAGCAGGGCTTTCTAGCAATTTCTTCTGTCTTCCACTTCCTATTGCCACAAGACGGGTGCCACGCTGTGATGTCACTGTGATGCAACACAGGTGTCACCGTGACGCTGGAGAACTTCCCAGGCAGCTTGTGCCAGGGCCCTTCATCCTGCTGACCGGCAGGACGGAGCCTGGCTGGTCAGCGAAAGGGTCACGGCTGGAAGTTGCAGccaagctgtggaaaaaaaaaagctaaaatggaGCCACCTTCACCAGAGACATCCTGCGCTTCTGACCCAGAGGAGCCAGACTGGTGGGCGACTTCAGCTTCTCCTGACCAGCCAGGAGGTGGTACGGGAACATCCTGGGATGATGCCACTGGACCTCTCGGAGAAGAAAACACCTTTCAAGGTTTGCCTGATGAATCCTGGACCTCCATCAtatggttttctttctcagagGAGAGCTCTGCCAACACCAACCAGTCTTCAGCCTGCTCCTTCCTCAAGAAGCTCTGGAAGATCGTCAGCAGCCATCACTTCCAGTCAATCTGGTGGGGTGATGATGGAAACTGCATCGTGATCGCAGAAAAACTCTTCAAAAGGAaagtgctggggaggaggggacccCTGAAGATCTTTAAAACCGAGTCCATGAGAGGCTTCATTTTCCAACTTAACCTCCATGGATTCTGCAAAATGGAAGGGGATTCTCTCATATCTGCCTCCATCGAGGAGGTGcgagcagtagcagcagcaggttCTGCTCTGGGCAAGGTATGACGGTTCCTCTGCACATGAAAGAATCCTCAGGACATTCTTGGGGAGAGGTTcatattcagaaaaaataagCCTTTACAAGGTGGGAGATGGGAATGGGAGCAAATGGCCTGACTGTGTCTCGCAGGTCATTTTCAGGAATTCTTGATGCAGGATTTCAGAGGAGCAGAAACGCTGTCAAAATAAGATTTTGGTTATTTCTGCTTACTTCgaatctgtgaaacagaaagaTCAGCCCATCATATTGtgctttctttgtgtttgtgcCGTATCTGGCTGCACCAAAAATTTAAATCTTCTTGTGGCACCTGCTGAATGCTGACAAGATACCTGGCAGCATCAGATTATTCCCCACATGTCCATTCCACTCTGTGGTGCCTGAAAACTAGTGGTATTTGCGTTTCTCCATCAGTTTTTAGGCTTTTGAAAACCCTACATTTCTCTGCTCCCAAATGCCAAAAACACAAGGGTGGTTATTACTTAACAAACCCTATCCTAACATTTTATTCAGCTGAAACTTGAGGTTCAAAATGCCCCAGAGGGCCCTTTTTAATGCCCATGTTTGTTTTTGCTGATGCAGATGCTTAGTTATCAGATCTCCGTCTTTCTCCTCCTTGCAATGATGGCAACTAACTCCTCTCCTTTGCATTTTGTAGCTGCTCTTCTACCACAACCCCTTTTTTAAGACAGATTGCCCTAACCTCCTCTGGATGTGCATGCAAAGTGCTGGTGAAAGAAAGAGAGCCCCCGCTGCATCCCCACAGGGCCCCAACTTGAAGGACGACCACCCAAGAAGAAGACGACCTGATGCTCAGCCAGCGGTaggagcggaggaggaggagaacgaCACCCAGACATCTGCAACCACCAGCTCCACACCGACCGAGCCACGGGCTGACACAACCGCCCAGACGGGCAGTGCCGGTCCATCCCCACCAAAACGGCACTGCAGCCACAGCCCCGCTGGCAGCCAggaggcagctcctgctccatcCATGGCTTCACCACACCGTGTCACACCTCCTGCCCCAAACAGTCCCTTCACCCTAGCCATGGGACTCCCCACATTTCCACCTGGGCAGCCAAAATTCGTTGCTGTGCAGGTCCCCGGGGCTGGCCTGCCTCCATTCTGCGCTCCATGGTTTGCGATGACCACACTGGCAGCACCATCTGCCGTTCCCGTGCCAGGGCCACCGCACGGCCAAGCTCCAACCCACCGCCACTGCCCGACCTGCACCTGCGGACCAAACACCGCAGCTGCCGGCGACAGGGTTGGACCTCAGTGGGGGCTGGACTAGAAAGAGCAGAGACCTTAGGTAGCAAGTAAGCGTCATAGAGGTAGAAATACATTAGTATAGGAATAAGTAACAGTAAATTGTTTGTTGTTCTCAATAATAAATCTTTTCAAGTTGCCTTGTCCTGCCTCTGCAGTCTCACAGTCACTGTCTCGacacccggggcggggggttggCTTCAGGGACATGAAGGGTTTGGCTCCAGCCCGCAAAAGCCAAAGGGCCCAGGCACTAGCCCTGCACTCAGCAAAAGGCCAacctggggctgctgcaggagctgcaccaGCACCCAGGGCCACTCAAACCAAACCAATCCCTCCTAGCTCTTGGGGAGTCcatgccccttcctcccccagctcagACCAGGGGCcaggggcagcggggctgcagggagcaggcttGGGCTTCTCCTGCCCATCCTACATCCCATCTGGGGACAACTACAGCATTGCAGCTGGCAAAGCGATAAATCAGTCCTACAGGAGTCACAGCTTGGACTTACTGGAGCAAGAACCTCTCCCTTCAGCATTTACTGAGGCTTCCTTTAGAGAAGAGGCTTTaaccaaagcatttaaaaaagatgCTACACCATGATCCCCTTCCTTTCCACAGAACAGGGAATTTCAGTTTTTGGTGAGAGCAGACCTGTAGCACTGGCTGTGGAAGATGCTCCACACTGCACAGccatttatgcaaaaaaaaaaaaaaaaaaaatcacagtgctCATGAGAAATTAGATCACGAGTTCATAGGTTCACAGTAAACATGCCGCGCTGCACAGCGCAGTCCAATCACGGAAAGATTCCCTAAACTAGGTCCCAAGGTAACAGAGCTGAGTATGTGATTCCACCTCCCAAGTTAAGCATCTGTATGCCAGACGAAGAGGACAACAGCCAATTCAGCTGGCACCGGGAAAAGCAGCAGACAAATGTATTTCATCTCATGACCTGTCCCGATGACTTTACAATCAGTACTGCTGAATCGGTGGCTTGGGTTACAGGAATCGGAGATCTTCAATAGCATCTGAGAGCTTTCCAGGTCTGCACAAAGTCACTGAGAAGCAGATCAAAGTGGGAACAGTAGCTCGAGCAAGGTTCACGGACGGAAACATACCCAAGAAAGTCAGGAATGTTAAAAACGCTAATCCAGAGAGGGGGATGTCACTTGTACCAAACCAGGTGTTGAAGACTTCTGGGCTTGTAACACGGTCTTCAGCAGAGGACACCCAGATCATTCCTCACTTTGGTTTTTGAAGCCAGCGGTCTCCCAAGTGGGGTGTGCAAGACAATCCATCAGGGTGccagaaggaaatatttattttcattttctatattGTCATTCAGAGATGGTATATTCTCAACAGCAAATGACTTCTTTACAATACATTGGAATGAGACGGGGAGCAACCATGAAAATCTCTCCTACCACATGGAGATTTGCTGCTTATCTCATGGCAAAGGGCTTAAAAGACTTGTCGAACTCAAAGGAGTTTTATTTGACAAACAGACAAGCGTTGCAAACTTGCTGATGACCAGCTGCTGTCAGTAGTATGCTACCTAGCAGATATTGTCCAAAAACTAAACACACTTAAGTTGCCCCTTCAAGGTGAATGGGCCATTTGAACGACGAGTGAGAAAGTaactgctttttgaaagaaacGCATGCTATGGAGGGAGCATTTgctaaaaacccccaaatgcaaCACCTTGCAGTCAGTTTGCAAGTACAACTGGCTGACACCAGGGAAGATGGACGTTTAACAGCCAAGAAAACCCTTTGTGTAAGCAGTGGGTGGATTGAAAAACAAGTATTGTGGTTCAATAAGCGCAGCTGACGATGCACTTCTTCCATTCCCATCTACACATCCGtgtcaggaattttttttcagcagtgagaGTCATTAAAACCAAGTATCAGAATAAACTGGACTTAGAACCAGCCCTTCGGATGGCTCTATCACAACGCGCTAAACCAAGATTTTCAAAACTAATGAGGCGTAGGCAATCACAGAGCCCTCACTataaaatattgttattattaatagtaCTTTTTTAGCAAGAGAAAAAGGGGGGTTGTACCATTAAtagaggaaaatttaaaaaatgttttcaaatattgtTCGTCTTTATCGcctactttttaaatttctactgTTTGTGTATGTCTTACAGGGTTCCTAATTAGTACAGGAGAACATACAtatgatttataaataaataagtacgCACATTTGGGGGGCGGGCGGTGTATGCTCAAAAATTGTTTCCCGATAGGAGTGTGCCATCAAAAAAACCTCTTAAATAGCAGACAGCAATGGTAAGATGGACCTTCCCTTCCCCCGCAAGACCCTCAGCCACCGTCCAGCTATTGCACTGATTGTCACagaatcattgaatcatttaggttggaaaagacctttaagatcatcgagtccaaccgtaagcctaacactgccaagtccaccactaaaccgtgtccctaagtgccacatccacacctcttttaaatacctccagggatggtgactcaaccacttccctgggcagcctgttccaatgctggacaaccctttgggtgaagaaatttttcctaatatccaatctaaacctcccctggcgcaacctgaggccatttcctctcatcctatcgcttgttacttgggagaagagaccgacccccacctcgctacaacctcctttcaggtagctgcagagagcgataaggtctcccctcagcctccttttgtccaggctgaacaaccccagctccctcagctgctcctgacaggacttgttctccagacccttcaccagcttcgttgcccttctctggacacgctccagcacctcaacggctttcctgcagtgaggggcccagacctgaacacagcactcgaggtgcggcctcgccagtgcccagtacaggggagcaaccacctccctgctccggcTGGCCACACTCTctctgacacaggccaggatgccgttggccgccttggccacctgggcgcGCTGCCGGCTCCTATGCAGgtggctgtcgaccagcacccccaggtccttttctgccgggcagctttccagccgctcttcgcCAGggctgtagcgctgcgtggggttgttgtgacccaagcgcaggacccggcacttggccttgttgaacctcctacaactggcctcggcccgtGTTTTGGGTtcgtgtggcggggttttggtagcgggggaggggccgcagggccggctcctgtgcgaagctgctggaagcttccccggctccgagtcggacccgccgctggcccaggccgagcccctcagcgaggGTGGccgcgcctctgggagaacaggtttaagaaggggaacctgcggtgAGTAGTGGGAGtggaatgggagaggaacccctccgcagatcccgaggtcagtgaggaaggaggggaggaggagcgcgggaggaggggatgcccctgcagcccgtggggagacggcaggctgtccccccccagcccagggagggcagcgggggagcggaggccccccaagatggccgggactccatgggaagcccgcgccggagcagtctgtgactgaagatcggcccgcgggaGGAACCCGTGCCAGAGaggttcatggagaactgtctcccgtgggagggaccccacggcggagcagggggcgagcgcggagtcctccccctgcggaggaaggagcggcagagacaaggggtgaggaaccgaccccagcccccagcccctgttcccctgcgccgccggggggaggagggggagagaaccgggagtggggttgagccggcaaggagggaggggtggggggaaggtgttttaaggtttgggttcacttcccattatccttggtttgatttgattggtagtaagttaaattgattttgttttttccccaggttgagtctggttttttgcccatgaccttaagtggggagcgatccctccctgtccttgtctcgacccatgagtctttctttatattttctcctcatcccaccgtggccgggggcgTGGGGTGTGCGGTGGGGCAGtggtgagcgagcggctgccggatgggctgaaaccacgacagagatGGAGGAACAAGAGGGAGGAGTTAAAGGATAGacacagggagcaggacagagtgacagagagaaaaagggacagggagcaggacagcactggaggaaaaaatgaactgtgatgggcagcaggacagagagatggagaaagaaaagatactgggtaagagagagaggaaagaagggatagccatcctcctcttcctcctgttctgcctgctccttctgtttctcc contains:
- the LOC128152397 gene encoding heat shock transcription factor, Y-linked-like, yielding MEPPSPETSCASDPEEPDWWATSASPDQPGGGTGTSWDDATGPLGEENTFQGLPDESWTSIIWFSFSEESSANTNQSSACSFLKKLWKIVSSHHFQSIWWGDDGNCIVIAEKLFKRKVLGRRGPLKIFKTESMRGFIFQLNLHGFCKMEGDSLISASIEEVRAVAAAGSALGKLLFYHNPFFKTDCPNLLWMCMQSAGERKRAPAASPQGPNLKDDHPRRRRPDAQPAVGAEEEENDTQTSATTSSTPTEPRADTTAQTGSAGPSPPKRHCSHSPAGSQEAAPAPSMASPHRVTPPAPNSPFTLAMGLPTFPPGQPKFVAVQVPGAGLPPFCAPWFAMTTLAAPSAVPVPGPPHGQAPTHRHCPTCTCGPNTAAAGDRVGPQWGLD